A genomic window from Pocillopora verrucosa isolate sample1 chromosome 7, ASM3666991v2, whole genome shotgun sequence includes:
- the LOC131774371 gene encoding uncharacterized protein: MIPIFGRSVPELSMISNEVVDWMYTTHGHKITQWNHDLLNPAALNQYADAISYKGAALENCFGFIDGTVRPISRPDANQRIVYNGHKRVHALKFQSVALPNGLIGHLYGPVEGRMHDAQMLAVSDLYDDLENFAFCPAGREMCLYGDPAYPLRVHLQAPFRNGVLTRQMEIFNEKMSAVRASVEWLFADIINYFKFLDFKKNLRIGLSQVGKMYIVCAIL; the protein is encoded by the exons ATGATACCTATTTTTGGACGATCCGTGCCAGAACTTAGCATGATTAGCAATGAGGTTGTAGACTGGATGTACACAACTCATGGACACAAAATAACACAGTGGAATCACGATCTTTTAAATCCAGCTGCACTGAATCAGTATGCTGATGCCATTAGTTATAAAGGAGCAGCactggaaaattgttttggcTTCATAGATGGAACTGTGCGCCCCATTTCTAGACCGGATGCAAACCAGAGAATTGTATACAATGGACATAAACGGGTTCATGCGCTTAAATTTCAGTCTGTTGCGCTTCCAAATGGATTAATTGGCCATCTATATGGTCCTGTTG aaggaAGGATGCACGATGCACAAATGTTGGCAGTTTCTGATCTGTATgatgatttggaaaattttgctttctgTCCAGCTGGAAGAGAAATGTGTTTATATGGTGACCCAGCCTACCCACTTAGGGTCCACCTCCAAGCCCCTTTCCGAAATGGGGTTTTAACCAggcaaatggaaatttttaatgaaaaaatgagtGCAGTACGTGCATCTGTAGAGTGGTTATTCGCAGACATCATCAACTATTTCAAATttctagattttaaaaagaatttgagGATAGGTTTAAGTCAAGTTGGTAAGATGTATATAGTCTGTGCAATTCTATGA
- the LOC131774372 gene encoding KIN17-like protein has product LGSLHVISGDILDRRDGRILIFFNFFQVYEAYKMAAPSSKASNSVMFWTYDHEAILCREVVNVNPYTTKKGSTQRSSMWEKIADTLNKCSVPKFRVDKQSVRDHVGILVYKHKKKLQAEEKATGITPDESTELENLLDTIIALEESGEAELQETQGTSSKKLQYNRAKAEDVRLKAMEKLSDTKKRDSSADKSDDKLKRQRRSGGDAIEYLTERAKVSDQLKAEDLKMRKEHQTLEREKMEVLREQQMQMQQQQADMLKVMQQQQQQSQQQLLNSQMMMMQQQQQQSKALMALLEKITNK; this is encoded by the exons cTAGGATCATTGCACGTAATTTCTGGCGACATTTTAGATCGCAGAGATGGAaggattttgattttttttaatttctttcaggTGTACGAAGCTTATAAAATGGCAGCACCTTCTAGCAAGGCTTCCAA TTCAGTAATGTTTTGGACATATGACCATGAAGCCATCCTATGCAGAGAAGTCGTCAATGTAAATCCCTACACAACTAAGAAAGGGTCCACACAAAGAAGCAGCATGTGGGAAAAAATAGCAGACACCTTGAACAAATGCTCTGTGCCAAAATTCAGAGTTGATAAGCAATCAGTTAGAGACCACGTGGGAATTCTTGTTTACAAGCATAAGAAGAAACTTCAAGCCGAGGAAAAAGCAACTGGTATAACTCCTGATGAGTCAACGGAATTAGAAAACCTACTGGATACGATCATCGCGTTGGAGGAAAGTGGCGAAGCGGAATTACAAGAAACACAGGGAACAAGTAGTAAAAAACTTCAGTACAACCGGGCTAAGGCGGAAGATGTGAGACTAAAAGCGATGGAGAAGCTGTCAGATACGAAGAAAAGAGACTCATCAGCAGATAAAAGCGATGATAAACTGAAGCGTCAACGAAGAAGTGGAGGTGATGCCATCGAATACTTAACTGAAAGAGCTAAAGTAAGTGACCAACTGAAAGCGGAAGACCTAAAGATGAGGAAGGAACATCAAACACTCgagagagagaaaatggagGTCTTGAGGGAAcagcaaatgcaaatgcaacaGCAACAAGCAGACATGCTGAAAGTCatgcaacagcaacagcaacaaagcCAACAGCAGTTACTCAACTctcagatgatgatgatgcagcagcaacagcagcagTCAAAAGCTTTGATGGCgttattggaaaaaataacaaataagtag